In a genomic window of Diadema setosum chromosome 3, eeDiaSeto1, whole genome shotgun sequence:
- the LOC140246562 gene encoding UDP-glucuronosyltransferase 1A6-like, protein MVTLLKITDTGYFHLYDTDMATLVFSCQARGIFAYLLFLLIAQSSGLNILVNAILGKGSHFHLSASISEQLVKRGYNVTYLVSNAFEDKIRDGQYGHMFHLEVFTHPIPVKEVHEMFDNLTRLAFSPPDPMKEFRITGKLLEARKNDCDALLNDEKLMSRLRSSNFSAVLYDMTWLCGAIIAEELGIPLFAVCPFPNPCMVTKSAGSVFNPSFLPVFAAPFSNKMTFYQRLINTIMYVLISIAGRVNFLDIYSNITDRYGKSPSEIFGQSKLWLVNSDFAGEYPCALSPNVISVGGLTTRDPGPLPPDLEDFVQGSGIHGIIVCSFGSFLNMTDDHISAFQRFSRVFGRLPQRVVWQVAGKLSFPLPPNVKILPWLPMNDLLGHPKTKALFYHGGHNTYYEAIYNGVPTIVKPVYGDQKDNAMRSVHLGIGVTISKDFTEYELYNALRTITTNVSYTETASRLSGIFRDRPMRPAQRAAFWIDHVIKYGSDHLGPLENLNVVQYYLLDVIAFVLLVAGATMYGIVKCVTMGCRMLCCRQVVKVKAD, encoded by the exons ATGGTCAC GCTGCTGAAGATAACAGACACTGGCTACTTCCACTTGTATGATACCGATATGGCCACTCTAGTTTTCTCATGCCAAGCACGGGGCATCTTTGCATACTTACTCTTTCTACTGATCGCTCAGAGCTCAGGGCTTAACATCCTGGTGAACGCCATACTCGGCAAGGGAAGCCATTTCCATTTATCAGCTTCCATTAGCGAGCAACTCGTAAAGAGAGGATATAACGTCACCTATCTGGTCAGCAACGCTTTCGAAGATAAGATCAGAGATGGACAGTACGGTCACATGTTTCATCTTGAAGTTTTTACACATCCCATTCCTGTCAAGGAGGTCCATGAGATGTTCGACAACTTGACTCGACTGGCGTTTTCCCCGCCCGATCCAATGAAGGAGTTTAGAATTACGGGGAAGCTCCTAGAGGCACGGAAAAACGATTGTGACGCATTGCTAAATGATGAAAAGCTGATGTCTCGACTGCGTTCCTCAAACTTCTCCGCCGTTCTCTATGACATGACATGGCTCTGTGGTGCCATTATAGCTGAAGAGCTTGGTATACCGCTTTTTGCAGTGTGTCCGTTCCCGAATCCATGCATGGTTACCAAATCGGCAGGTTCAGTGTTTAATCCATCGTTCCTCCCTGTATTTGCAGCACcgttttcaaacaaaatgactTTCTATCAACGACTGATCAACACTATTATGTACGTCCTAATATCCATCGCTGGTAGAGTGAACTTTTTAGACATATACAGTAATATTACAGATAGATATGGAAAGTCCCCTTccgaaatatttggacagtcTAAATTGTGGTTAGTAAACAGCGATTTTGCTGGGGAGTATCCGTGTGCTCTTTCTCCAAACGTCATATCTGTTGGAGGACTCACTACAAGGGATCCTGGCCCACTCCCTCCAGATTTGGAAGATTTTGTTCAAGGATCCGGCATTCATGGCATTATTGTATGTTCGTTTGGAAGTTTTCTTAATATGACTGATGATCACATAAGTGCTTTCCAGAGGTTCTCTAGAGTTTTCGGACGATTGCCTCAAAGGGTAGTTTGGCAGGTGGCGGGCAAATTATCTTTTCCTCTCCCACCGAATGTGAAAATCCTCCCTTGGCTTCCGATGAACGACTTACTGGGCCATCCCAAAACTAAAGCTCTCTTCTATCATGGTGGTCATAACACCTACTACGAGGCCATATATAACGGGGTCCCTACAATCGTTAAACCTGTGTACGGAGACCAGAAGGACAATGCCATGAGGAGTGTACATCTCGGAATCGGAGTAACTATTAGCAAGGACTTTACTGAATACGAATTGTACAACGCCTTGCGCACGATTACTACTAATGTGAGTTACACGGAGACAGCCAGCCGTCTTTCGGGTATCTTCCGTGATCGCCCGATGAGGCCGGCCCAGAGGGCCGCATTCTGGATCGACCACGTCATCAAGTACGGTAGCGATCACCTGGGTCCTCTCGAAAACCTGAACGTCGTCCAATACTACCTACTGGATGTGATTGCATTTGTGTTGCTTGTTGCAGGAGCTACAATGTATGGTATCGTAAAATGTGTTACCATGGGATGTCGCATGTTATGTTGTCGTCAAGTTGTCAAGGTCAAAGCTGACTAA